Within the Miscanthus floridulus cultivar M001 chromosome 2, ASM1932011v1, whole genome shotgun sequence genome, the region AATGCAGATTATCATGAAATCTTCCCGTGAAATACACTGCCACTTTTGCTTCAGTGAAACTCCAGCAGATGTTGTGTTCTGTCCTTCGTGTACAATACCAATTTACTGTTCAAAAAGGTGCCAGGAGCAATCCATAGGTGATATTTCTTATGATGAAGATACTCATCTTGGATATTCAACAAGTATTGCAAACCTGAGTATAACTTCTTCTAGTTGCAAGTCTCCAAGATCTAAGCTATTTGCTGAACATAAGCATGAATGTGGAGGTGCCCATTGGGCAGCTGTTTTACCAACTGATGTAGTTTTAGCTGGACGAATAATGGCACGCAGCATAGAAAAAACGATGCTATCTGGAAAGAGTTTTGCTATCTCTGGCCCAAATTTGGTAAAGTACCTCGTTTCTAAATTAGGTTGACATTCTCTTATGCTGTTAGCACTCAAATGTTATGGCATAGATGATATCATATCAGGAATTAATGAGCTAAGTTGGCTATTGCAGGATCTAGTTCACCATTACGATCAACATTCTCCTGCCAACAAGTTGGAATCACATATATATGCAATTGTCCTATTGTTTTGCCTCCAAAATCATTATAGATCAGACCTTTTGTGGACAGAAGATTCTTTATCACAGGTATATATGACATTTATCTTCAGAGATTATCGTTCTAATATACCAGGTTAATGAGTATGGtctgaaatctaaaattgacGGCATTTTCTGTTCCAGGTTTTTgaattattatataaatttgtcACAATGCTAACTGTTATCAAATGTCTTGATCCATACTGTTTTGATGGAGATAACCAGTCCTCCTTGGGGATTGCCAGTTTCATATTCCTCAGTAACCTTAATCTCATCTCAACAATACCAGTATTTATTGAACTTCCTTCTGTGTAGTCGTCTTTAGCACATTTTTTATTGGTTTTGATACCTGGAAAGCCATTTTTTTACATGCAAGAATTTGTGTCATTCCATTTAAAAAAAAAGTGGTACAGAACGAAATGGTCTTTGACTTGGAAACTAAGTAAACACATCAAACCAAACAAAATATGGAAGAAAAGCAGAATCAATAAGGATTACTGTTATATAGTCAATCTTCAACGACTGTAAATAGCCTTTAGATCACTAGCCATCCCACAATGCAAATCTGCAACTGTGTCTAGCGTCTTATCTAAAGCCCACTGATTGCCCTCATGCCAGTCAGACAAGAATCAGGCAAGCTTGGAACTCAAGCTTCAGTCAGATACCCCTAAGGTACTTGGGTTCAAGGATGTTCTTATCTATACCATGGTTTTGTTTCTCGTTACTATGGTTTCCTATATACTGCAATTCCCTACAAACTTTTTCCCTGAGGTATACAAAACTTATAGAGTACCACATTCACATTTTATTTTGGGAAAGATGAAACTCATGTGTTGATTATCCTCTACAGCTGGTTCTTTTGATATTTCAAATCAAAGTCAATTCAATTGCTGTTGTCCGAGTGAGGTCGGTGGATGGAAGCCCAGAGCTCACAGTAAATAGAGGTGTTTCTGGAGCTGAAGGTGCAAACATGTGTAGTGTGGAGCAGGTCTGTCTTTTTATACTATCTGTAATTTTTTCTGGGATTGGGAGCAATCTATCATCCAGCTATTAAAGCTGCAAAAGGTCGTTTGGTTCCTGTTGTCAATCATTGTGCTTTATCTCACGCTGATAGAACACAATTCCAACCTAGAAGCTCAAAAGTGGATTAGATTAAAAACAAACGGAGAAAGAGGAATTCATGGTCATTAAATTTTTTTTGTATCAATTATCAAGTAACTATAATCACAGTATATGAGGGTGGTTTATTGGCATAAAGGTGCCTCACTATGAATTGTGGTCTTGTGCTCTGTAACCTTTATCTTATGTTTTGTTTTCTCACTGTTAGGTTAGGGTTGCTCAAGCTGTTTATGTATCTGGTAGCCTGTTCAATCACTCATGTCAGCCCAATGTACATGCATATTTTCTTTCACGTGCGCTCGTGCTGAGAACTACAGAATTTATAAAATCCGGGAGCCCAGTTGAACTGTCATATGGTCCACAGGTTTCACTGACTCCCCCCAGTTTCCTCCATCTCTCACTGGAGCAGAGATGAATGCCTTATGCTTTGAACTTTTCATGCTTCTGATTTCTAGGTTGGTGAGATGCAACTTTCAGAGAGACAGAAGTCACTTCAAGAGAATTACTACTTCAGCTGTCAATGCTCAAGTTGCTCAGAACTAAATCTATCAGACCTTGTTATGAATTCATTTTGTTGTCCACGAAGCAACTGCCTTGGTGCCATATCAGAATCAACTTACTACAGGTCCAAAGAGAATTTTGTGAATGTTTCCCTAGGAGGATCTTATGTCTGCAAACTATCATTGCCTGTACGGTTATTTTCGTATACTATGGTTTTTTAAGTATCTTCTCATTTACTCCTCTAGTCACAAATAAGTGGCCTTTTAGACTTTGATTGACATGGTCTTCAGAACACAACTTTGAATCCTACTTTTCTTACAGAATATTTATGAATCAAAGCAAATTTGTTTACTTTTATGACACTATATTTCATGACACCTGACAAATCTACTCTTGTTATTTTTAAATATCCAAACTCAACACATAAAAAGAAATATTGTCAAGGGCCTTGGTGTCTAGGGTAGGAGGCCCTCGGCTACGGAGATTGTAACCGCGGTCCgtcgtcttctccggtgaggttatgCCCCCCTACCGCAGGCTTAGTTGAGAGAACGAGAGAGATTAGGGATAATAATCTTCCTTCCCTTTGACAGTGCCGGTTACAAGACTCAAATAGCCCTAAGGCTGAACTAACCATGCCTACAATTAAGGAATAAATAAGGAAACTAATCTCTTCTTTCTAATCTTAGCCACTCACGGTGGCTTCCCCAGCCGCGCTGGCGCGCTCTGTGGCTCGGCGCACGTCACGCGCGCGACGGCGTCTCGCGTACGTGcgtccccacatgacatctctcccctcctcggaagccagctcgtcctcgagctggaagtctGGGTACTTGGCGGTGAAGGCGTCGGCGTCTTCCCAGGTTGCCGAAGCCGGGGACTCGCCCTTCCACTGGATCAGCAGCTGGCGCACCCCGCGGGCGAGGCGCATCTTGACCGTGCGTTTGGGCTCAGGAACCACCGCACCATGGCACCATGGTAAACAGCAGGCAGGGCCGGTGGAGCATCCGGCGGCGACCCATGGAACTTCTTGAGGAGGCCGATGTGGAAGACGTCGTGCAGACGAGCTCGGGGTGGCAGGGCGAGGCGAACCGTGACGTCGTTGAGGAGCTCGGTGACGCGGTAGGGGCCGTAGAAGCGTGGCCGCAGCTTGCCGGTGACGGTCTGTGGCAGTGAGGACGCCGCGCGCTGCCGGAGGCGTAGAAGTGCCCAGTCCCCCACCTGATACGATACATGGCGATGTGCCTTGTCATAGTGGCGCTTTTGGACCGCCTGTGCTTGCTGAAGTCGGGCGCGGATGTCAGCGAGGAATTCATCCCGCTCTTCCAAGGTCTTGGCGACGGCGGCCACCCTGGTGTCTCCGGGCTCATATGACCGGATGGATGGAGGATCACGGCCGTAGACGACGCGGAACGGCGTGTCCTGCAGTGACgtttggtaggcggtgttgaagacgTACTCCGCCCACGGAAGCCACTAGAGCCACTGCCGCGGCCGGTCTCCGGTGAGACATCgcaggtacatgatgatgacgcGGTTGGCCGACTTGGACTGCCCATCGGACTGGGGGTGAAAGGCCGTCGTCATGTGCAACTTGGTGCCAACCAGCCGCATCAGCTCGCGCCAGAAGTTGGAGGTGAAGACCGTGTCCCTGTCCGACACGATGGACTGTGGCACGCCATGGAGGCGGACGATATCGGCGAAGAAAGCCTGGGCGACGGACTCCGCGGAGTACGGGTGGGATAGAGGgatgaagtggcagtacttgctgaaccTTGTCCACCACCGGCAAGATGACCGACTTGCCCCGGACACGCGGCAGCGCCTCAACAAAGTCTAGGGCGATGTCAGTCCAGACTTCGTGCGGCACGGGCAGCGGTAGAAGGAGGCCGGCCGGATGTAGATGCTCCGACTTGTAGCGCTGGCACGTAGGGCATGCCCTCACCCAATCCTTGCACGAGCTGTTTCATGTTAGGAAAATGAAAATCCCGCCGCATCCGGTGCAGCGTGCGCTGGACGCCTTCGTGTCCCTCCGCATGGACCGCCGCCAGGAGCTCTGGTAACAAGGGCGAGGCCGGGGGAATGTACAACCGCCCACTTGTACTGGATCAACCCATCCACCACCGCCCACGGCAGAGCTCTGGAGCCCACAGCgagctcttcatgcatggcgaCGAGGGCCGGGTCAGTAGCTTGTGCTTGGCTGGAGCCTATCGACGAAGTCGAAACGTGGGGCCGAGAGCGCCAGGATGGTGCCCTCCGCCGGCGTGTCCCGACGCGACAGCGCGTCCGCCACGGCATTGGCCTGGCCCAGCTTGTACTCGACGGCGAAGTCGAAACCGAGAAGCTTCCCCACCCAGTGATGCTGAGGGATCGTTGCGAGCCTCTGATCGAGCAGGTACTTGAGGCTGTAGTGATCAGTCTTGACGACGAAGCGGCGCCCCCACAGGTACGGTCGCCAGTGCCGTACCAGCGTGCACGAGGCCGATCAGCTCACGCTCGTACGCCGCGAGCGCGCGATGGCGGGGCGCCACCGGCCGACTGAAGAAGGCCACAGGGTGGCTGTCCTGGACCAGCACCGCCCCGAAGCCGTGAGACGACGCGTCGCACTCGACGATGAAGGGCTTGGAGAAATCCGGCATGGCGAGTACCGGGGCGGTGGTGACAGCAGCCTTGAGCGCGTCGAATGCCGCCGAGGCCTCCCCTGACCAAGAGAACCCATCTTTCTTGAGGAGGGCAGTGAGGGGTGCTGCGACGGTGCCGTAGTTGTGCACAaacttgcggtagtagcccgcTAAGCCGAGGAAACCACGGACCACGCGGGCCGAGCGCGGCGTCGGCCACTCCCGCACCGCCTGCACCTTGGCCGGGTCCATGGCGACGCCCGCCTCGGAAATGACGTGGCCAAGGTACGCGACGGACGCGCTAGCGAAGGCGCACTTGGCGCGCTTGAGGAAGAGCTGGTGCCGCTGAAGCTCGCTGAGGACGGCGCGGATGTGGCGTAGGTGATCCGCCCAAGTCTTGCTGTAGATTAGTATATCATCAAAAAACACAAGAACGAAACGACTGAAGGAACGGTCGGAGTACGTCGTTCATCAGCGCCTGGAACGTTGCCggggcgttgcacagcccgaacggCATGACGAGGAACTCGTAGAGGCCGTCGTGGGTTCGGAAAGCGGTCTTGTGGACGTCGGCCGGCCGCatccgcacctgatggtacccggagcggagatcgagcttggtgaagaaacgCGCCCCGTGGAGCTCATCGTCGACGACGGGGATCGGGAACGCGTCCTTGACCGTAAGCGCGttgagggcgcggtagtcgacgcagaaacgcCACGATCCGTCcggcttcttgacgaggaggaccgggGACGAGAACGCGGAGTCGCTGCGACGGACGATGCCTTGAGCGATCATGGCGGCGCATTGCCGCTCCAATTCATCCTTGTGGGCCGCCGGGTAACGATAGGGGCGAACGGCCACGGGCAGCGCACCCGGCTTGAGGACAATGCAGTGGTCCCAGGGCGCGCTGTGGTGGTAGGCCGGAGGGCTCGGCGAAAACCCCTTCGAAGGAGGCCAGCAGTTTGTCGAGGAAGTCCGCCGAGGCTGCTGTGGCGGCGATAGTCGGTTCCGGGCGCGCCGCCACGTCGGACCAGCACACCTCCTTGCCCTGGCGCAAAAACGACATGGTGCGCGCCGTGAAGTCCCACGTGATCGGCCCCAGGGTAACCATCCACTGGGTTCCCAGGACGAGATCGTATCCCGCCAACGGCATGACGAAGAGGTCCACGTGGAACGCCTCCCCATCGATGGTGATCGGCGCCTGCCGTAGGACGCCTGGGTACTGGATCTTCTCGCCATTGGCCACTGTGGCGGTGAGGCGTGGCTTGGACTGGATGGGCAGGGTGGTGCGGCGCGCCGCCTCCTCGGCGATGAAGTTGTGGGTGGAGCCAGTGTCGAGGAGGGCAGTGAGGGTCACCGCGCCCAAAGTCACCCTGGACCTGCATGGTGTCGCAGAGCGGCACGCCGGCGACCGCCTGCAAAGAGAAGACCGGGGCCTCCTCCTGGTCCCCGTCCAATGCGGCGTCTTCGGCGTCGGTGAGCGTCACGCCGTCGATATAGAAGATGCGGCGGCAGACCCGGTTATGGCCACGCGAGTACTTTTCGTCACAATTGTAGCACAGCCCAAGGCGGCGACGTTCCGCCTGCTCCTCCAGAGAGAGACGTTTCACCGGTTTGGTCTCcatcttggcggcggcggcggccgctggTGGTGGTGCAGGGAGCGCGGGGCGCTGAGGCGGTGCTGGAAGCAGGCCGCGGGGCGCTGACCGGGCGTTAGCCAGGGCCGGCTTGTCGAGCTCCATCAACTCCACTTGGCGGGCCAGACTCATGGCGGCCGCGAGCGACTGCGGGTTGTGAATCCGCACCGCGTGGCTCAGCGGCGGCAGGAGGCCCCCCGTGAAGAGCTGGACGCGCTGGGCTTCCTCCAATGGACCGGCGCGTGGCAGGAGCGCCTGGAACCGGTTCTGGTACTCCTCCACGGAGCCCGTGCGCCGGCACTCGGCGAGCTCGTAGAGCGGCGCGGAGCGCAGGGGCGGCCCGAAACGCAGGTGGAGGAGATCCTTGAAGCGGCTCCACCGGGGAGTACCCTCATCCTCCTGGAGTTGTATGTACCACAATTGGGCGACGTCCTCCAGATTGTACGAGGCCATCCAAaccttctcctcctccatgaTGCGCTGCTGATGGAAGTAAGATTCACAGCGGTTGACAAAGATCAGCGGATCGGTCGTGCCATCATAGCAGGGAAAATCCATCTTCTGAAATCTCGGAGGGTGGTCGTTGTGGTGCTGGCCATCAGCGCTACCGCCCGGGCCAGACGATGAAGAGGATTTCTCCTTGTCCTTCTTCAACGTCGCGACGTCGGACTGCAGGGAGGCGATCGTGCCGGTGAGGCTCTCGATCATCTTGGCGATGTCGGCGTTGGAGGGCTCCGCCATGGGCGATGTGACGAAGCTGGCTGATGGTGGATATGGTGGTGGACTGGTTGGTGGCGCGGCGGCTGTggggaaggcggcggcggcagatggGTCGgcggagcgggaagaagaggatcggcgtgaccgtgataccaggttgtcaagggccttGGTGTCTAGGGTAGGAGGCCCTCGGCTACGGAGATTGTAACCGCGGTCCgtcgtcttctccggtgaggttatgCCCCCCTACCGCAGGCTTAGTTGAGAGAACGAGAGAGATTAGGGATAATAATCTTCCTTCCCTTTGACAGTGCCGGTTACAAGACTCAAATAGCCCTAAGGCTGAACTAACCATGCCTACAATTAAGGAATAAATAAGGAAACTAATCTCTTCTTTCTAATCTTAGCCACTCACGGTGGCTTCCCCAGCCGCGCGCTCTGTGGCTCGGCGCACGTCACGCGCGCGACGGCGTCTCGCGTACGTGCGTCCCCACATGACAAATATGCAATCAAAATTTTGAATGGTTGACTCAAGACAACTTCAAAACATCACTTGTGACTGGAGGGAGTACTTAATGATGATGGATCACAGATGACATGATGATGGGTTTCTTTTTGTTTAGGATGTATCAAAGATTGATAAGGATATGGAGAATGTCGCCAAATCTCTTTTAGGAAATATTGGTGTCAGTCTGAACATAGATCATGGATGTTGCATGAGTTGTAGATCCCATATTGATGTGTCGTCTGCTCTGGCTACATCACAAAGGGAAGAATCTACTATAGATAGGTATATTCTTAACAATTGCATATGAAACTTCAAATTTGATTACCTTGACTTCTTGAGTTCTTCTAGGAATTGTAAATTTGGGGTTTCATCCATACCAGGAATTGTGATAACAACTGCACTTGACAGGTTGAAGAAACTTACATTGTTAGACAAGACTCTCATCACAGAGGCATTACAATCCCTAAATCTACTCAAGAAGTTGAGGCACCCATATAGCAAGGCTCTTGCGCAGGTGAGGTTGCTCATTTGTCTTTGTTCAAATTGGGTATCCAAGTCCACTTGCACTTGTGTACAACTGTACACATAAGTCTTGTGTACTACTGTACACATAAGTCGTGTTCTTATGAACATGTGGAAGTATGTAGGCCAAAGACACAATTGCAGAGGCCTTTGCGAAGGTAGGAGACCAAGAACGAGCAAGAAAGCACTGTGAAGCATCAATTCAGGTAACCTGTTTTTCCTTATCCTCAATTGCCACTCAGGATATTTACTTGTCTGGGGCCTGCTGAGTCTTTGCAACATCTTTATGCAAAAGGAGAGGTGTATATGCTATTGCATGGTTCTGAAGAAGTGACCCCTGTGATGTTGCAGATCCTCCAGAGGCTGTATCACCCCAAACACATCATCATTGCGCACGAGCTTATCAAGCTTGTTTCGATTCTGCTGTCCCTGGGTGATGGGGCAAGGGCCGCAGCCACATTCGCTCAAGCAGAGGAAATATTTTCGCTTTACTACGGATCTCATGTGGAGAAGACTTTGACATACATGGGTGCCCTGAAGAAAGCTGTCAGCGACGCGTAGCATGCAGACAATCCACTTGCGGAAATGGCCAGCACGGTTCTGTGGAATTACCTCACCTTTTGCGCTCCTTCGCTAATCAAGAATTATGTGACTCTTACCGAGGAGAGTTTTACTCTCGGGAAAAAAATATTTACAAATCAGTGTAATATTGCTTGGTGCAGCGTGCAGTTTAGTTTGTTTCTGGACGGGCGCGAAACTATAAAACACAAACTAGCTCAACCCATTTCCTGGCTAATGAGTTTGGGGAATTTTCTGAGTGTTTATGTTAACGACTTGTTTCtgaattttatttcctatatacTCATTGCCTTAAAAAATAATTTTATTGACTCCTGATACTGGTGCGAAATACTCGAGGTCTCCCAGAAGCGTGGGTGTGGTGGATCTGGGGCTGCTTCGGCATATGTTCATTTGCATCGTCACCCCCATCGTCTTGAAATGTAAGAGATTTTTAGATGTATTAAGCAAACCATCCTAAATCTAACCTAACTTTATTCAATAAACAATTAGTACGAtatcaaatgagctttgtta harbors:
- the LOC136538808 gene encoding uncharacterized protein isoform X2 codes for the protein MERLKSAVPTELRRAVGEGTAADLPATTSRLFAFFDSLPLFHQVMQELTDPELALCRKDKVKAVELKGHGNACFSRREFGEALGYYSQALRHVPINSDGMDVKLVSAIYVNRASTMHKLGLFKESIRDCDRAITISPNYSKAWYRKGMVKTALKNYSSAVHDLEVALSLEETSSGKNNIEQELKLILQKHESVNEAGTSNCDSKDEDLPLAGQPQPHKVVIESISTPNKGRGMASTDDIPPASLIHVEDPLAAIIMKSSREIHCHFCFSETPADVVFCPSCTIPIYCSKRCQEQSIGDISYDEDTHLGYSTSIANLSITSSSCKSPRSKLFAEHKHECGGAHWAAVLPTDVVLAGRIMARSIEKTMLSGKSFAISGPNLDLVHHYDQHSPANKLESHIYAIVLLFCLQNHYRSDLLWTEDSLSQLVLLIFQIKVNSIAVVRVRSVDGSPELTVNRGVSGAEGANMCSVEQVRVAQAVYVSGSLFNHSCQPNVHAYFLSRALVLRTTEFIKSGSPVELSYGPQVGEMQLSERQKSLQENYYFSCQCSSCSELNLSDLVMNSFCCPRSNCLGAISESTYYRSKENFVNVSLGGSYVCKLSLPDVSKIDKDMENVAKSLLGNIGVSLNIDHGCCMSCRSHIDVSSALATSQREESTIDRLKKLTLLDKTLITEALQSLNLLKKLRHPYSKALAQAKDTIAEAFAKVGDQERARKHCEASIQILQRLYHPKHIIIAHELIKLVSILLSLGDGARAAATFAQAEEIFSLYYGSHVEKTLTYMGALKKAVSDA
- the LOC136538808 gene encoding uncharacterized protein isoform X1, yielding MERLKSAVPTELRRAVGEGTAADLPATTSRLFAFFDSLPLFHQVMQELTDPELALCRKDKVKAVELKGHGNACFSRREFGEALGYYSQALRHVPINSDGMDVKLVSAIYVNRASTMHKLGLFKESIRDCDRAITISPNYSKAWYRKGMVKTALKNYSSAVHDLEVALSLEETSSGKNNIEQELKLILQKHESVNEAGTSNCDSKDEDLPLAGQPQPHKVVIESISTPNKGRGMASTDDIPPASLIHVEDPLAAIIMKSSREIHCHFCFSETPADVVFCPSCTIPIYCSKRCQEQSIGDISYDEDTHLGYSTSIANLSITSSSCKSPRSKLFAEHKHECGGAHWAAVLPTDVVLAGRIMARSIEKTMLSGKSFAISGPNLDLVHHYDQHSPANKLESHIYAIVLLFCLQNHYRSDLLWTEDSLSQSDKNQASLELKLQSDTPKLVLLIFQIKVNSIAVVRVRSVDGSPELTVNRGVSGAEGANMCSVEQVRVAQAVYVSGSLFNHSCQPNVHAYFLSRALVLRTTEFIKSGSPVELSYGPQVGEMQLSERQKSLQENYYFSCQCSSCSELNLSDLVMNSFCCPRSNCLGAISESTYYRSKENFVNVSLGGSYVCKLSLPDVSKIDKDMENVAKSLLGNIGVSLNIDHGCCMSCRSHIDVSSALATSQREESTIDRLKKLTLLDKTLITEALQSLNLLKKLRHPYSKALAQAKDTIAEAFAKVGDQERARKHCEASIQILQRLYHPKHIIIAHELIKLVSILLSLGDGARAAATFAQAEEIFSLYYGSHVEKTLTYMGALKKAVSDA